One window of Enterobacter sp. RHBSTW-00175 genomic DNA carries:
- the bssR gene encoding biofilm formation regulator BssR — protein MSVDRLKRDLLNKLINARIDLAAYLQLRTAKGYMSVSESEHLRDNFFELCNFMREKAPILKAEYAESELLALRRAAEVLSIAGVCLMTGRHDCPTFITVNAEKLEHCLTTISLCIMCLNEHARLEQH, from the coding sequence ATGTCCGTTGACAGACTGAAACGCGATCTGCTGAACAAGCTGATCAACGCCCGAATCGATCTTGCGGCTTACCTGCAACTGAGGACGGCGAAAGGGTATATGTCAGTCAGCGAAAGCGAACATCTGCGTGATAATTTCTTTGAACTTTGCAACTTCATGCGTGAAAAAGCACCCATCCTGAAAGCGGAGTACGCTGAAAGTGAGCTGTTGGCTCTGCGTCGTGCCGCCGAGGTGCTCTCCATCGCAGGGGTATGTTTGATGACCGGACGCCACGACTGCCCAACGTTTATTACCGTCAACGCGGAGAAGCTCGAACACTGCCTGACTACGATCTCTCTTTGCATCATGTGTCTGAACGAGCACGCCCGGCTCGAACAGCACTAA
- a CDS encoding PQQ-dependent sugar dehydrogenase: protein MHRSSLIFLPALLFPVSLFAAPDAVKVEVLQNRLDHPWSLAFLPNNNGLLVTLRGGQLRHWQAGKGLSDPIIGVPKVWASGQGGLLDVVLAPDFAQSRRVWLSYAEVGHDGKAGTAVGYGRLSDDVSRIEGFQVVFRQMPKLSTGNHFGGRLVFDNKGYLFIGLGENNQRPTAQALDKLQGKVVRLTQDGKVPRDNPFVNTPGARPEIWSYGIRNPQGMAMNPWSNTLWLNEHGPRGGDEINIPEKGKNYGWPLATYGINYSGLKIPESQGEQVKGTEPPLFYWKVSPAVSGMAFYNSDVHPQWKNKLFIGALKEKAVIVLSVKGNSVTEDGRILEDRGQRIRDVRVGPDGALYILTDESDGQLLKVSPSGG from the coding sequence ATGCATCGATCCTCGCTGATTTTCCTGCCTGCATTGTTATTTCCCGTTTCTCTGTTTGCTGCGCCCGATGCGGTCAAGGTCGAGGTGTTGCAGAACAGGCTCGATCACCCCTGGTCGCTGGCATTTTTACCCAACAACAATGGCCTGCTGGTGACCTTACGTGGCGGGCAGCTCAGGCACTGGCAGGCAGGGAAGGGGCTTTCCGATCCGATTATTGGCGTCCCTAAGGTGTGGGCGAGCGGTCAGGGTGGCTTGTTGGATGTGGTGCTGGCACCTGATTTCGCACAATCGCGGCGAGTCTGGCTAAGCTATGCCGAAGTGGGCCACGACGGTAAAGCCGGTACTGCGGTGGGGTATGGCCGCCTGAGCGACGATGTATCACGGATTGAAGGGTTCCAGGTGGTATTCCGCCAGATGCCAAAACTCTCGACGGGGAATCACTTCGGCGGAAGGCTGGTGTTCGACAACAAAGGGTATCTGTTTATCGGCCTTGGCGAAAACAACCAGCGACCGACCGCGCAGGCGCTGGACAAGCTACAGGGAAAAGTAGTGCGTCTGACCCAGGACGGGAAAGTCCCGCGAGATAACCCTTTTGTGAATACGCCCGGTGCGCGGCCTGAAATCTGGTCTTACGGCATTCGTAACCCGCAGGGCATGGCGATGAATCCCTGGAGTAACACGCTGTGGCTCAATGAACACGGCCCGCGCGGCGGGGATGAAATCAATATCCCGGAAAAAGGCAAAAACTACGGCTGGCCGCTGGCGACATACGGTATCAACTACAGCGGCCTGAAGATCCCGGAATCACAAGGCGAACAGGTTAAAGGTACTGAGCCACCGCTGTTTTACTGGAAAGTTTCGCCCGCCGTGAGCGGAATGGCGTTCTATAACAGCGATGTACACCCGCAGTGGAAGAACAAACTCTTTATTGGAGCGTTAAAGGAAAAGGCGGTGATTGTGCTGAGCGTTAAAGGCAACAGTGTAACCGAGGATGGCCGCATTCTGGAGGACAGAGGGCAGCGTATTCGCGATGTCCGCGTGGGGCCAGACGGGGCGCTGTATATCCTGACGGACGAATCGGACGGGCAACTGCTGAAAGTCAGCCCGTCCGGGGGATAA
- a CDS encoding glutathione S-transferase family protein gives MITLWGRNNSTNVKKVLWTLEELDLPFKQIMAGLQYGVNKEAEYLAMNPNGLVPLLLDDETNITLWESNTIVRYLAAQYGQSRLWVESPAKRAQGEKWMDWANQTLSPTHRVILMGLIRTPEAERDYPAIHAAQDACETLFALMDDELAKHKWFSGDAFGVGDIAVAPFVWNLTNMGLKWTPRPHLERWIKQLSERPAYQHAVMTPVS, from the coding sequence ATGATTACGCTGTGGGGCAGGAACAACTCAACCAACGTTAAGAAAGTCCTCTGGACGCTGGAAGAGCTGGATTTACCGTTTAAGCAGATTATGGCGGGTTTGCAGTATGGGGTGAACAAAGAGGCCGAATACCTGGCCATGAACCCGAACGGCCTGGTGCCACTGCTGCTTGACGATGAAACGAACATTACGCTCTGGGAATCCAACACCATCGTGCGTTACCTCGCCGCCCAGTACGGTCAGAGCCGCCTGTGGGTGGAAAGCCCGGCAAAACGCGCCCAGGGTGAAAAATGGATGGACTGGGCGAACCAGACGCTCTCTCCAACTCACCGGGTTATCCTGATGGGGCTTATCAGAACCCCGGAAGCAGAACGTGATTACCCGGCCATTCACGCCGCGCAGGATGCCTGCGAAACACTGTTTGCGTTAATGGACGATGAACTGGCGAAACATAAATGGTTCTCGGGTGACGCGTTCGGTGTGGGCGATATTGCCGTCGCACCATTTGTCTGGAATCTGACCAATATGGGGCTGAAGTGGACGCCACGTCCTCACCTTGAACGCTGGATCAAACAGCTCAGTGAGCGCCCGGCCTATCAACATGCAGTAATGACGCCCGTTTCCTGA
- the dacC gene encoding serine-type D-Ala-D-Ala carboxypeptidase has product MTQKTSSLRSLAAGSALLFLFAPTLYAAEQAAPEAPPVDARAWILMDYASGKVLAEGNADEQLDPASLTKIMTSYVVGQALKAGKIKLEDMVTIGKDAWATGNPALRGSSVMFLKPGDQVSVSDLNKGVIIQSGNDACIALADYVAGSQDSFIGLMNGYAQKLGLSNTTFKTVHGLDAPGQFSTARDMALLGKALIHDVPDEYAIHKEKEFTFNKIRQPNRNRLLWSSNVNVDGMKTGTTAGAGYNLVASATQGDMRLISVVLGTKTDRIRFNESEKLLTWGFRFFETVTPIKPDATFISQRVWFGDKSEVNLGAGEGGSVTIPRGQLKNLKASYTLTDSQLTAPLKKGQVVGTIDFQLNGKSIEQRPLIVMEAVEEGGFFSRMWDFVMMKFHGWFGSWF; this is encoded by the coding sequence ATGACGCAAAAAACTTCTTCTCTGCGCAGCCTGGCGGCAGGCTCTGCGCTTCTTTTTCTTTTTGCACCGACACTCTACGCAGCTGAGCAGGCGGCTCCTGAAGCCCCGCCTGTTGATGCGCGTGCCTGGATCTTAATGGATTACGCCAGCGGCAAAGTGCTGGCGGAAGGCAACGCCGACGAGCAGCTTGACCCGGCCAGCCTGACCAAAATAATGACCAGTTACGTGGTCGGTCAGGCGTTAAAAGCCGGTAAGATCAAGCTGGAAGATATGGTCACCATCGGGAAAGATGCCTGGGCGACCGGTAACCCCGCGCTGCGTGGCTCTTCGGTGATGTTCCTTAAGCCTGGCGATCAGGTTTCAGTCTCAGATTTAAATAAAGGGGTGATTATTCAGTCAGGTAACGATGCCTGTATCGCCCTGGCTGATTATGTCGCGGGCAGCCAGGACTCCTTCATTGGCCTGATGAACGGCTATGCCCAGAAGCTCGGGCTGAGCAATACCACCTTTAAAACCGTGCACGGCCTTGATGCGCCGGGTCAGTTCAGTACCGCGCGTGACATGGCGTTGTTAGGGAAGGCGCTTATCCACGACGTGCCGGACGAATATGCCATCCACAAAGAAAAAGAGTTTACCTTCAATAAGATCCGCCAGCCGAACCGCAACCGCCTGCTGTGGAGCAGCAACGTTAACGTTGATGGCATGAAGACCGGGACAACGGCAGGCGCGGGTTACAACCTTGTCGCTTCCGCAACTCAGGGCGATATGCGCCTGATTTCAGTGGTGCTGGGTACTAAAACCGACCGTATTCGCTTTAACGAATCGGAAAAACTGCTGACCTGGGGCTTCCGTTTCTTCGAAACCGTTACGCCTATCAAACCTGATGCCACCTTCATTAGCCAGCGAGTCTGGTTTGGCGACAAGAGCGAGGTCAACCTGGGTGCAGGCGAGGGTGGATCGGTAACCATTCCGCGTGGTCAGCTGAAAAACCTGAAAGCCAGCTATACCCTGACCGACAGCCAACTCACTGCGCCGCTGAAAAAAGGCCAGGTGGTCGGCACTATTGATTTCCAGCTTAATGGCAAATCGATTGAACAGCGTCCGCTGATTGTGATGGAAGCAGTTGAAGAGGGCGGGTTCTTTAGCCGGATGTGGGACTTCGTGATGATGAAATTCCACGGTTGGTTTGGTAGCTGGTTCTGA
- the deoR gene encoding DNA-binding transcriptional repressor DeoR: METRRDDRIAQLLQALKRSDKLHLKEAANLLGVSEMTIRRDLNSDSAPVVLLGGYIVLEPRSASHYLISDQKTRLVEEKRKAARQAASLVQPHQTLFFDCGTTTPWIIEAIDSSLPFTAVCYSLNTFLALQEKPECRVILCGGEFHASNAIFKPLNLQDTLSNLCPDIAFYSAAGVNVQQGATCFNLEELPVKHWALNAAQYHVLVVDHSKFGKVRSARMGELARFDAIASDCRPDDELVAHAKAQQIKLMY; the protein is encoded by the coding sequence ATGGAAACACGTCGCGATGACCGCATTGCTCAGCTGCTTCAGGCGCTGAAGCGCAGTGATAAGCTGCATCTTAAAGAAGCCGCAAACCTGCTTGGCGTTTCTGAGATGACCATTCGTCGTGACCTGAACAGCGACAGCGCGCCCGTCGTGCTGCTGGGCGGGTATATTGTTCTTGAGCCCCGCAGCGCCAGCCATTATCTGATAAGCGACCAAAAGACGCGTCTGGTCGAAGAAAAGCGTAAAGCCGCACGTCAGGCCGCCTCTCTGGTACAGCCTCATCAGACGTTATTCTTTGATTGCGGGACGACAACCCCGTGGATAATCGAAGCCATAGACAGCAGTCTGCCTTTTACCGCCGTTTGCTATTCGCTGAACACCTTCCTTGCCTTGCAGGAAAAACCCGAGTGTCGGGTGATTCTCTGCGGTGGTGAGTTCCACGCCAGCAATGCTATCTTTAAGCCGCTTAATCTCCAGGACACGCTCAGCAACCTGTGCCCGGATATCGCCTTTTATTCCGCGGCCGGGGTCAATGTGCAGCAAGGGGCGACCTGTTTTAACCTGGAAGAGTTACCCGTGAAGCACTGGGCGTTAAACGCGGCGCAGTATCATGTCCTGGTGGTTGATCACAGTAAGTTTGGCAAGGTCCGTTCAGCACGAATGGGCGAGCTGGCACGCTTTGACGCGATCGCAAGCGATTGTCGCCCGGATGATGAACTGGTCGCCCATGCGAAGGCACAGCAGATTAAGTTGATGTATTAA
- the ybjG gene encoding undecaprenyl-diphosphate phosphatase — MLEHLNYGLFYLINATPASPEWSIDIATFFAKDLISIVPLLAAILWLWGPRSQVNSQRQLVIKVAMALAVSVLASFALGHIFPHDRPFVDHVGYTFLHHAPDDSFPSDHGTVIFTFALAFLFWHRVWSGAVLMVVAVAIAWSRIYLGVHWPLDMVGGFLVGLIGCVSAAILWSLFGQALYNGLSQLYRTLFAIPIRKGWVRD; from the coding sequence ATGTTAGAACATCTGAATTACGGGCTGTTTTATCTGATCAACGCCACACCGGCTTCCCCGGAGTGGTCTATCGATATCGCCACCTTTTTTGCAAAGGATCTGATTAGCATTGTTCCACTCCTTGCCGCGATCCTCTGGCTATGGGGCCCGCGCAGCCAGGTCAACTCCCAGCGTCAACTGGTGATCAAAGTTGCCATGGCGCTTGCGGTGAGCGTGCTGGCAAGCTTTGCGCTTGGGCATATTTTTCCTCACGATCGTCCTTTCGTTGATCATGTGGGTTATACCTTCCTGCACCATGCGCCGGATGACTCCTTCCCAAGCGATCACGGTACGGTGATCTTTACCTTCGCGCTGGCGTTCCTGTTCTGGCACCGCGTCTGGTCTGGCGCTGTGCTGATGGTTGTTGCCGTCGCTATCGCCTGGTCGCGCATCTATCTGGGCGTGCACTGGCCGCTGGATATGGTGGGCGGTTTCCTCGTCGGATTGATTGGCTGCGTGAGCGCGGCGATCCTGTGGAGTCTGTTTGGTCAGGCGCTTTATAACGGGCTGTCGCAGCTTTATCGCACGCTTTTTGCCATCCCGATCCGCAAGGGTTGGGTGCGTGACTAA
- a CDS encoding phosphatase PAP2 family protein: MAQTSSRSELSKLPTNKTKRLYRLPGRFYGYQLFVLIVLAVLFTWLSRDETLDRWITGFWYDAAAQRFPLQQNPLLDLLNHRLAKYISIALGAVALFYGAYKRNARLVTAALFMGLGALVVGVLKSVSHHSCPWDLVEYGGKAVSYSLFSAAPADSGPGRCFPGGHASSGFMVMGLFFAFWRERPRLAWSFVVLGVVLGLAMGYGQVMRGAHFFSHNLWAGWWVWFSQVVVYGLVSTRFAKE; encoded by the coding sequence ATGGCACAAACCTCCAGCCGTTCAGAATTATCTAAGTTACCGACAAATAAGACAAAACGACTTTACCGTTTGCCGGGCCGCTTTTATGGTTATCAGCTTTTCGTGCTGATAGTCCTTGCCGTTTTGTTTACCTGGCTATCTCGCGATGAAACGCTCGACAGATGGATAACAGGCTTTTGGTATGACGCCGCAGCGCAGCGCTTCCCGTTGCAGCAAAACCCGCTGCTGGATTTGTTAAACCACCGGCTGGCGAAGTACATCTCCATTGCTTTAGGCGCGGTGGCATTGTTTTACGGCGCGTACAAGCGTAACGCGAGGCTGGTTACCGCCGCGCTGTTTATGGGGCTTGGTGCACTGGTCGTTGGCGTGCTGAAAAGCGTTAGCCATCACAGTTGTCCGTGGGATCTGGTGGAATATGGCGGTAAGGCAGTCTCTTATTCCCTGTTCAGCGCTGCTCCGGCAGACAGTGGCCCGGGTCGCTGCTTCCCGGGTGGACACGCCTCCAGCGGTTTTATGGTCATGGGTCTGTTTTTTGCCTTCTGGCGCGAGCGCCCTCGTCTGGCATGGAGCTTCGTTGTGCTGGGCGTTGTGTTAGGTCTGGCAATGGGTTACGGCCAGGTCATGCGCGGGGCGCATTTCTTCTCTCACAACCTGTGGGCTGGGTGGTGGGTCTGGTTTTCTCAGGTGGTGGTCTACGGACTTGTTTCCACCCGGTTTGCTAAAGAGTAA
- a CDS encoding MFS transporter codes for MLNRSSSGNRLGRQALLFPLCLVLYEFSTYIGNDMIQPGMLAVVEQYNAGIEWVPTSMTAYLAGGMFLQWLLGPLSDRIGRRPVMLTGVVWFIVTCLATLLAQNIEQFTLLRFLQGVSLCFIGAVGYAAIQESFEEAVCIKITALMANVALIAPLLGPLVGAAWVHVAPWEGMFVLFAALAAISFFGLHRAMPETATRLGEKLSLKELGRDYKEVLKNVRFVAGALATGFVSLPLLAWIAQSPVIIISGEKLSSYEYGLLQVPIFGALIIGNLVLARLTSRRTVRSLIIMGGWPIAAGLIVAAVATVASSHAYLWMTAGLSLYAFGIGLANAGLVRLTLFASDMSKGTVSAAMGMLQMLIFTVGIEVSKHAYALGGNGLFSLFNLANGVLWVALMVVFLKDKRVGNALQP; via the coding sequence ATGTTAAACCGTTCTTCTTCCGGTAATCGTCTGGGACGTCAGGCGTTACTTTTTCCTCTGTGTCTGGTGCTCTACGAATTCTCAACCTACATCGGCAACGATATGATCCAGCCTGGCATGTTGGCTGTTGTCGAACAGTACAACGCAGGTATTGAGTGGGTGCCGACCTCCATGACCGCCTATCTGGCTGGCGGTATGTTTTTACAGTGGCTGTTAGGCCCGCTGTCAGATCGTATTGGCCGTCGCCCGGTAATGCTGACGGGCGTGGTGTGGTTTATCGTGACCTGCCTTGCCACGCTGCTGGCGCAAAATATCGAGCAATTTACACTGCTGCGTTTCCTGCAAGGGGTGAGCTTGTGCTTTATCGGCGCGGTGGGCTATGCGGCGATTCAGGAATCCTTTGAAGAAGCGGTGTGCATCAAAATTACCGCGCTGATGGCGAACGTCGCGCTGATTGCTCCCTTGCTTGGGCCGCTGGTGGGGGCTGCATGGGTGCATGTCGCGCCGTGGGAGGGGATGTTTGTTCTCTTTGCGGCGCTTGCGGCCATCTCCTTCTTTGGCCTGCATCGGGCGATGCCGGAAACCGCCACCCGGTTGGGCGAAAAACTGTCCCTTAAAGAACTGGGGCGCGATTACAAAGAGGTGCTGAAAAACGTCCGTTTTGTGGCGGGCGCGCTGGCAACGGGCTTTGTCAGCCTGCCATTGCTGGCGTGGATTGCGCAGTCACCGGTCATTATCATCAGCGGCGAGAAGCTCAGCAGCTATGAGTATGGCCTGCTACAAGTGCCGATTTTTGGCGCGCTGATTATCGGTAACCTGGTGCTGGCGCGTCTGACTTCGCGTCGTACCGTACGTTCGTTGATTATCATGGGCGGCTGGCCGATTGCGGCAGGGCTGATTGTGGCAGCTGTGGCCACTGTGGCGTCATCACACGCTTACCTGTGGATGACCGCCGGGCTGAGTCTGTATGCTTTTGGCATTGGGCTGGCGAACGCCGGGCTGGTTCGCCTGACGCTGTTTGCCAGTGATATGAGTAAAGGTACGGTGTCTGCCGCAATGGGCATGTTACAGATGCTGATTTTTACTGTCGGTATCGAGGTGAGCAAGCACGCTTACGCGTTGGGCGGCAATGGGTTGTTCAGCCTGTTTAACCTCGCCAACGGCGTGCTGTGGGTTGCCCTGATGGTAGTGTTCCTGAAGGATAAACGTGTCGGGAATGCGTTGCAGCCGTAA